Within Triticum dicoccoides isolate Atlit2015 ecotype Zavitan chromosome 1B, WEW_v2.0, whole genome shotgun sequence, the genomic segment ctactaatgtcaattgtgctaataatatgcgaaaccccaagcttggggatgctaattttgctatgtccactacttattgcaatgatcattattggggtgattcttcttatgatcttgaaaatttatttaagccccgtgatgaatatgagattgataatagtgtttgcaataatatagaaagtgggtttggaagagtgtcaactttagataccACTACTTTggggaatgttcaatcttatgaaatttttgataaaagtgggttttgagaggtcatgactttagttaatgttaatcccattattttggaagagtgtcaactttgcatgcatgcggatcatgtagaaaatatgttatgtgatagctatattgttgaattttaatatgatcccacatataattattatgagatgtGGAAATATGGTTGTGGAAATCTTCATGTCACTAAGTTACTTCTCTtcgtgttgagattgctattgtttctttcttcttcctttcatatgctagatcttgcttgtcttgctaATTTGTTTTCCTGTAAAattcctatgaataggaagtatgttagacttaaatttgtttgccatatgctatatgatgctctcttcatatttcaattattatctttattgtgagcatcaataaaatattatgcctagctaggggcgtaaaacgatagcgcttgttgggaggcaacccaatgaataaatttatttttgttttttgctttctgttcttgagtgtatgcatatgctactgttatgattgtgttttgtgtgttttaattagtgtttgtaccaagcaaggcctttgggaagacttgggtgaaagttgatttcatcttgctgaaaaacagaaacttttgcgctcacgagattatttttcatttttaacataagagtgattttaagttgattcttcttgaagaagattaatagacaaattcctcacgtccatcaatttatttaagaattttttagTTACAAAAatattcgaaatattcagattgctacagactgttctgtttttgacagattctgttttctttgtgttgtgtgcttgttttgatgattctatggttttgtttgatgagtttttgccatagaaaagttggaatatggtAGATATAATTCAAAGCAAAATAAAAATAGCTTttctatagtacttatagtagtggtttgctttcttgtacTAACGAATCTCAcagaggttttgtttgagttttgtgtgattgaagttttcaaattttgggtgatcttacgatggatgaaggaataaggattagcaaaaggctaggcttggggatgcccgaggaaccccaagataatattcaaataagtatctagcaactaagcttggggatgcccctgagtggcatccccgctttcttctaacaaccatcggtattttacttgaagctatatttttatttgtcacataatatgagttttgcttggggcgtattgtatgatatgagtctttgcttgttttgctttgtgttctaagTATCGAATCATTGCTGGACACacatttttgagagagccaaaaattatgttatgcttgctcctatgcttcacttaaatttttagagccatggatttgctctagtgcttcacttatatctttttgagcacggtgtgctttgttatttttgaagaaatgctctcatgcttcacttagatttatttgggagttagtaaattttaagaaattctctctttcttcacttagattattttgagagaaagaaaaattaggctcatgttcttcacttatatttgtttgagcttatcaaaagcaacatataaaaaatagtcccaaagtgatagatatccaaggaggatataataaaaactttcatgaagataattggacaaaataaacttgattcttagtaatggttttgagatatgacgatatgatatgtgagtcatgttgatgagtaattgttctttagtaagaatattaatgttaaggtttgtgattccctatgcaagcacgaaagtcaatagttatgcaatgaaatttatatcctacttatggtgcattattcggtattacttatgcttaatgcttgggtacgagattttttgctttttggttggtcgcttctcaatcttttgctagccttcattttgcattaagtatgatcactacttgtgcatccaaaaccctttaaaccagttttgccttatgagtccactatacctatctatatgaggtatttccatgccgttcttagaaaatttgcatgtgccatctctaattttcaaaataaatttccctttTGTGTGCTCCACCGCTCATGAGGCAGTGAAGagtgaccaatattttccatgctagatgtgttattctcacgatgagtgtttattcacttgtcattgcacgagagtacgacaaaggtattagggatgcccagtcccgaaatgaataatgaatttactttatgttgtcaaataataaattccttggaaagtgttggtatggagggcacccgtggatacggttagccatggaaagtgaaagtaatggtggaaaaaggaataaattttattttctatttgggaaccgcctatgatgtatctagcatggaaagtcttgagatctctaagtcgttttcgttggtgggaaaagtatgcctctcaaaatttgttttatctctcaatttaagctttgagctctagcacctctacaaatccctacttccctccacgaagggcctttctttacttatgcaaattttatttttgaatttgaatctccatcttatcttataaagaaccaactaaggggcattgtgatcgtatttgagcattgtgtgtagctaatattcgagtgtgtttcatgaatggatcaatgattgagcataatgggctagggataacttgctttagtgttgatattttgaaagacatggtcgcttgttgatatgcttgagtattaaagtcttcatttcaaaactagactattgctctgaatcatataaaagtccatatgtccatgctataaagaaaagaaatgtgatgaacatgttaggcaacattccacatcaacaattctatttttatcattacctactcgaggacgagcaggaattaagcttggggatgctgatacgtctccaatgtatctataattttttattgttccatgttgttatattatcattcttggatgttttacaatcattttatagtcattttataccatttttggtactaacctattaacatagtgcccagtgctagctgctgttttctgcatgtttttaacaccgcaggaaatcaatatcaaatgcacTCGAAATGCGACGAAACTCCTGGAGAGTTTTTTTGGGCCAGAATACATCCAGTGGGCCGAGGAAGCACCTggggtggctcgaggggagcagcacccacttgGGGACGTCAGGAGTcccaggcgctccctggtgggttgtgcccacctcgagtgccccctgaaccacctctttgctctataaatacccccaatattccagaaaccctaggggagtcgacgaaaatcaattctagccgccgcagagtccagaaccaccagatccaatctagacatcatcatggaggggttcaccacttccattggtgcctctccaatgatgcgtgagtagttctttgtagacctacaggtccgtagttagtagctagatggcttcctctctctctcttgattatcaatacaatggtctcttggagatgcatatgatgtaagcctttttgcagtgtgtttgttgggatccgatgaactttgagtttatgatcagatctatgtttttatccatgaaagttatttgagtcttctttgatctcttatatgcatgattgcttatagcctcgtatttcttctgcgatatttgggttttgtttgggcaacttgatctatttatcttgcaatgggaagaggtgctttgtagtgggttcaatcttacggttcttgatcctagtgatagaaggggaagcgacacgtatgtatcattgctactaaggataacaagatgggatctatatcttcataatagataaacggatcttgtctacatcatgtcatcgttcttattgcattactccgtttttccatgaacttaatacactagatgcatgctggatagcggtcgatgtgtggagtaatagtagtagatgcaggcaggagtcggtcttctaatataggacgtgatgcctatataatgatcattgcctggatatcgtcgtgattatttgaagttctatcaattgcccagcagTAATTGTTTTTccaccgtttgttatttttctcgagagaagccactagtgaaacctatggcccccgagtctcttttcatcatatttgcctttgcgatctattttggtttgcatttattttcagatctattagaccaaaaatacaaaaatactttgttggagtttatttgttccgcgatctgtttatcctatctaccacttttacctcacgttgtttgcctatcttgaggcgacgtacccgaaagggattgacaacccctttaacacgtcggattgtgagtatttgttatttgtgtgcatgtgttgtttacgtggtgtgaggaggttctcctactggttcgataaccttggtctcatcactgagggaaatacctaccatcgctatactgcatcatcctttcctctttgggaaatatcgacgtagttctagcagacatcagaaagcaacttgcggaaggctagagatcaagattcttgtggttgaattggaatgtcttggtctcaacacatgagtaggtggttctctctcagaaaatgagtagtggaagtgtaggcacgttctgattgcTCCCTCTTGAATGGAgatggggtggaggggtatatataacctccacacaaaatccgaccgttacacacatttggcccaactcagtcagaccgaatagaagaactcggtgagaccgattcagttcaaaatgtgaatgttaggaatctcggcgGGACCGACATGACCAACTCGAtgtgaccgatgtgctagggttagagcaaaacctcatctcagtgagaccgattgcatgaaatcggtaagaccgatttcaacaatgagcaaacagagagttggtcaggcaaactcggtgggatagatcgctcatttcggtgagaccaaaatgtcacgaagggaaacagagattttgtcatgcaaactcgatgggaccgatcgctcatttcagtgagaccgaagtgttacaaagggaaatagagagtttgcaatgccatctcggtgagactgagataccGATCGGTGAGACCAAGTTgtctagggtttttggcagtggctaggtcaaatgaactcggtggcgccggatagatcaaatcggtggggccgagtttgactttggattttagacatatgtggaaatgagaaagcggctgagggttttggagcaatatcacaaagcactttgagcaagtagaccattaagcaacacctcatacccttttaatagtattggctttcctatggactcaatgtgatcttggatcactaaaatggaaatgaagagtcttaagccgttgccaatctttgtccttagcattttgagggtccacatctctagtccatgccatgccaatcattaaactttcttaaatatttaacttgaatggatattagttcaatgagctatatgttgttatgaattatcaaaaccacctggggattagttgcactttcaaaaccCTAACCACGAACAACAGAAAACATTGAATAGTACAACATGTGCAGCATGAACATCAAGCAATTGTCATGAACATCAAGCAAAGCTCAATACCAATCTAGCATGAACATCAATCCAAGTGACTACCTATCTTGCAAGCACGAATCTATAACATCAGCATCCTAGTTTGCATCAATGCAGTGCACTAATCTAGCAATCTAACAACAATGAGGCAGTGCACTAATCTACAGTaacagtcaagaagcaatcgattgGATAcgaatccaatccaatccaatccatgCATAGTACAATGCAAAACCTAATCTACATCTAGGAGCAAAGGGGGAAAATGCTACTTACCGGAGCGGGTGTCGATGGAGCGTATGCCGACTAAGGAGAAAACCCCGGCGGGAAGGAGGGGCTGACCCGAAGAGGACGAGTCGACAATGTTGCGGGCCATCGACGATGTGCCGGTGCCCATGGTCATGCAGGAGGTCGACAAAGAGGGCATCATCGTCCATGTCCCTACTGCACTGCCCGGAGAAAACCCTTGAATGGGGGTAAAGAAACCCTCCGCCCGCTGGGGTTTCGAGCAGTGGCGCacccgatgccccctccgacggcacCACCACACCCATGACCACCAGGTCCGGATACAGAGGCGGAGCTGGAGCGGCCAACACCTCATTGGGACGACGAGGGGGGCTGGTGCAGAAGGGCGAGGGCGTGCAGATGGCCGCCATTAGGTAAATGCCTGAGTTTGCGAGGCCAGCCACCCATGGTCTTGGATGATGTTGCTGCCAGCGATAATGGGGGTcaggggtggcgcggcggcgggcgaACCATCGGAGGAgagaggagcaaggggtggtgaggAGAGTGACAGGGAGCGGTGATATGAGAGAGGAAGGGGAGTTATGAGACATCTCGTCCTTCTCCTGCACTCCCCAAGCCGTGCAGCGAGCCTGGCTCGTAAAAACTACTAATTCGGTCGTTCCTCCTAGGCCTGGCCCGGGGATACTTTAAGTTCGTGTAGCCCGAGAAGTAGATGCATCCCATTCAATGATATGGGCCATTTTATTCTCGCGTGGGCCTAGTTGGGCCCAATATGGGCTGCCAGACATGCCTTGCTCACATTTTTTATCATGATGAAGCACCTTCTGTGGATGCGATTTCTCCAGGTGGCAGGAGCCGTACGCGGGGCACTTAGCAGCCATGGTGGTTGTTGAGTTAGCGGTTCGGGACTATGTACTACTACCGCAATGACACGCGTAGGCACCTGGTCATTGATCGCACACATGGTGCCTGATTCCATTGTCGCATCTCCGTGCACCAACGAGCTAGAGTTGGACTGCAATTTTTTTCTTCTATAAATTCGCCATTTGCACACTACAAAAGTTTCTAAACTTGCCATTATCTGGAGAACATTTTTTTCTTATAGTTGGAAGGAGGTATTTCTGTCAGCCCCAGCAAATGGTGACTTGAATCGCGTTCCGTCCGTGTTGGTCCTTTCTTCAGACATACATCCCGTCATGGCAATGCACCACTCCATTGCCTCATATACTCGACAGGATTTCCATCCACAATAAATGCTAGCCCCATTAGGATGTTGTGTTATTGGTCCACATAACAGGATCAGGCAAGCTCGTCCGCCCTATTGCCGCTCTCCCCGAGCAAGCACTCCTTTCCTTGTTCTACATATTCTGACGGATATAAATTGAACCCAGCCATTGTTCGAAATGACGCTCTATTCAATGAATTAAAGGAAGAAGAATTGTATTCCATCGTGATAGTTTTGTTGAAACAATACACATGGTGGGGTTTAAGATTGAGGTATGATATCATCTCTGGAAATCCGCACACAAGAAAAAAATCTTGAGGCATAAACCTCCCCACAGGAGACAGAGGGAACTTCGGTCCCTTATCGGGAACTTCCCCAGAGGAGATAAAGGAACTTGGGTCCCTTGTCTGCAGCGCGAAACACAACCCCAGTGACGATGATGACCCCCCCTCGTTTGAGCAATTGCTAGCTCACTTGCCTTGCAACGATTAATGCTGAATTGACGGATGCAATACTCCAATTGCTAGCTCACTCCATATGTCAGTACGTGAAATAATGTCGTGATCAAACTTTGCCTCATATATATACACCTAGATAAGACAACCAGATTGCCTGACACAAAGCAAAGAGGCCATGCATTCTTACCTGATGAAGAAGCTCTTTGCGGAAACTTCGAACCCGTCACCCCAAGTGTTGACGTATAAATGCATAGTACACCTTTCCCCATAAGCTTGAGCTTTTGGGTGAATTGGCTAGTGCATGcagttctacatggtatcagagccaagaggtcttgagttcaagaccaagttagcgcaattaaattgcagcccacttttgGTCCATGTTTAGGCCTGACGAAGCAACACGTGAGGGGGAATGTTGACATATAAATGCATAGCCCACCTTTGCTCATAAACTTGAGCTTTCGTGTGAATTGGCTAGTGCGTGCAGTTCTACACCAAGAAACCCGGCTGGGACAAGGAAGATGAATAGATGCAGGAAACCGATTGGGACAAGGAAGATGAATAGATGGTCACATGTAAATTAGCATGAAATGAAATGACCTGTCACTAAtttgttagttttttctttttGCCATCATCTGGCACCAATATATTAGTCAGTACTAGTCATactaatctctactattaaaggggaatCTATTATCGTTGTGATGGTTCAACCATCCTCCCGCAGCTCCTGCCATCCTCCACACAAAAAGTAGGATGCTAAACAAACCCATGCACACATGATCCCCTCCTGCGAGGCTCCCACGATCGCCTGCCAAGTGAGCCTGCTAGTCTCAGCAACCCCTTTCCACCCACCTTCTCTTCTCCTGCCACATTTGATCTTCGGTTTCATCTTGATGCTCCCCCCACCCATGGCCTGTCCGGAGGAGGAAGTGCATAGAGGGAGGGAGGAAGAGTAGGTAGAGGGCGCCGACTAAaacacgacctcctcaagcgcgcGTCAGGCATGGCATCATAGGCATCCGCCAGCTCCTCCACATGGTCCAAGCCCTACAGGTCGCCATTCACTGAGCGCCTCATGGCCGCAGCGGCCACCATGCCCTGGGAGTGCTCAAGCATGCAGGAGCCCGATCTCCGGGCGGTAGCGGTTGTCTTTGGCCATTAGGGATAATCCGCCAATGATGACGTCGCCGAGGCAGATGACATGGAACCAGGGGCCCTGTCATCCGGTGTCCTAGAGATGGTATGCAACCATGTTGCACACCGTGCATGTTCTTCGGCATGCTCAAATGCCCTCCCGCTGGCACTGCCTCCACTTTCAGTGCTGCCACGCACGCTCCGCACCAGTGTGTCTCTCCATCGCCTCTCTGCAAGTCGGCGTTGGGCGCCCCTATTCTCAAGATGAGCTGGAAACCTTTCCCCTTGACGATTATAGGTTCATGCCTTGACTTAGCAAGACGATATTCAGCACACTTGGGTGTCCATTCATTCATCTTGCTCTTGCAGGTGATGGTAATCGCCAACTCATATTAGCAATGTTGTTCTTTTTTGCTTTACTAGTGAATATAAATTTCCTTAGTGATTACGCATTAGCTCAATTTGATGGATCTTTTAGAACCTGTTGTACACAAGAAAACAAAAGTGCAAGAGGAAAATGGAGTTGATTGAAACCTGAACTCAAGGTAAGTGTGGTGTCAGTACACATGGATTCTAGCATATCCATGGAAATAAATCATGGTTGGGTAGACATTCCAATTTTCAAAAGCCTTGCTCATGTATGAAGCAAGATTCTAGGGTGGATTGTAGATTGTATGGTGTGGGTCCAAAGCTGAACTACTTAAACTCAAATTCCCTTGTAATGAAGTACATCTAAACCTACTGAAATTTGCCTTGTTTAAAATTTTCATGATGAATATTTTCTGAACGTACAGTATCGTTGAGCTTAAGCGGAGGAACTCAATGGAGCAGAATGGATATGGAGAAAGAAGCCAAAAAGGAGAAGTCGTCTCACAATAAGCATAAGAAAAACATTTGTAAGGTTCAATTAAATCTTGATTCCTAACTAGCATCCTTACATATTGTTGCCGTATGTGAAATTGAAGACTTTCAAGCTGAACATGTCCACTAGCAGTGCATCGAGATGGTTTTACACTTGACACATTTAAGCGATTCTTGGAttgtaagtttgttgtggtgtgagTGCTTCTTACATGAGTCATACTAGGCATCGATAATTGGTGGCACATATTCCCTATCCCATTTCTTTTTACATTGATGTTTTATACTTGCAAAATGTGCAACATTTATCATGATTTGCAGATAGAATAGTATCCCATTCATAAAATTATATTTCCTTAGTGCTAGTCTTGGAAGATATGTTAACAACATTATGTTCTCTTATAATTTATCTTAAAATTTTCATTTCATAAGTTCTCTTCTGAAACATTTATGTTAATCCATGGGTCCTAGAAGATACTTTACCCATGGAATTGGTGAGTTCAGAAGAGATTGGATAGGGCTTTATTTCGGGTCATAAGTAACCAATGCTTAATTTGGGGTTGGTCGGGATTAATCCTTGGCCGAGCTGACCCTCAAAGAATGGTGTGACCCACGCCAGGATGGTGCTAATAGAGGCGTAATTGCACTTTTTTGAGTATGACTTTTGAATTAGTTGTGTTATATGTATGCTTGATTAACTATTAAGTTTATACTACCGGACATGTGCATTGCACGACTTTATGTACTATTTCCTACtagtctttttttttttgagaaatactaTTTCCTACTAGTCGaaggcacgtgctttgcacgtgTACATTCTTAATAAAAAGATTCACACAAAAAGCAGATTTTCAATACAAACTGAGCACCTTTTATATGGATTGTTTTAGCTTTGCAACCTGTACCAAGTTATGATGTCTTGATAATTTTTCATTTTCTCAAATTGCCAAAATATGTCAAGAAATGTTGGTTAGTGCGTGctctctctgtaaagaaatataagactttttagacttatatttctttacggaggaagcACTACTTCACAAACCTGCATTCAATATTCACAAAATGGTAGTTCACGTCATGGAATCATATTTTGCTGAGAAAATGATCATCTCTATGCATTCTACATCACCTGGGCGTAGATGGAATACAGCCGGAGGCTAGGCAAGATATTAAAGGGTCGTATATCCAGAAAGAATTGCGCAAAAAAATGGATATATATGAAAATACATAATGGAACCTGGTTATAGGTGCGCCCTaattaaaaaatattcaaaaaGGTAAACAATTCTAAAACTTGTTTTAACGAATATGGTCTAGTGTTATATTCATGTGTATAGGTTCGAGAAGAAATGATTTTTATGATCCTCTGTTAAAAAAATATTTCTATATATAAAACTTACAATTTGATTTTCTCTTTTAAAAATAGATTACTTACTATTTGTATATTTTTTTCTTTTACAAAAATACCATTCAACTTTGTAAGTTGCAAATTTATTTTCTAGCCTAGATGAACACCATAGTCATTTCTTCATTAAACTTCGTACGTGAGTAGAACACTCAATCATATCTGCAAAGAGAACATTTTCTGATTCTTCTTCTTGATATTATTTTTTTAATGTTATATAGGCTGCGTCTAGAACCTTGTCCCAAAAATCTTCACCGACATGTATCCATATATAAACATTTTTTTTGGAAAGTCCATATATATACATGTATATGCATGGTAGTAGCTTTTTTGTAttaacttttttttttgagaaaagctTTTTTGTATTATCTAATACTCGTGAAAAGCGTGTCAAATAGTCATTCACCTTTCCGCCTGGACTGAACTACGAAATTTGGTTGACACTCGGCCATACGGGCCACTAAGCCTGCCATTAGGCTATAGCCACTGTAAAAAAAAGCAGAGCGTCAGCACACCACCACGCCCTTCATCAGATCCCGTTCCTTTTCCTCAAAAGAATAAAAGAATCAGATCCCCGTTCCTGCCTTCCCCCGTAGACGCAGCGCATGCATCCCGTTCCTCAGCAGCCAGACGCCCCACGTCTCCACACCGAATGGGCTCAGCAATCAATTTTCTCCATGCATCCAGTCAGGACCAGGAGGCGACCATGGGTTGTGGAGTCTTCCAGAAGGCGCGAGTGTTTGTAGGTTGGCGGGAGAAACGTGAGTGGCGAATCCATGCGCTCTGAGCCGTTCGATCCAATAGATCCGACGGCTACAAATGACTTCATGTTGGAAGAGGCGGGCAGAACAGATGAGATGAGAGTAGAttcaaatattcaaaaaaatatgaactaTAGTAGTAGAGATTTTACAGATTGATTGATATATTGTGATCAGTAGAATCAGACACATAATATTTATAGTAAATGGGATATGTGTTTGATTTTCTCAACTACTTATTAATTCAAATTAGGACAAGTGTACCCCATTGAAAGATCAATACACCATTGAATGCCATGCTTCTAAAAAATAGCGTTATCAAGCTAAAGGAGACTGTGCACCCTCTTTCTATGACTTTAAGGTGAAGGAGAATATTGTGATATCAAATAATTGTTCACCTATTGTTAATGAAATTGCTCAAATGTAATTGTTGATATGGATACTGTGTGAAGTTTGTGTGTGAATTAAGTACTATCAGATGGATGGAGCTCCTTATGTTGACCATACTGCAATTAATGCATAATGCAAGCCATGACTTCACTTTTTAAACTACTTATTCATGTCACTTAATTGATTGGTTGTTCATTTAGCAGTATTGTCACCCATAGCAACGGACGGGCATTCAACTAGTCTTTGTAGCCGGTTTAAAACAATGTCtggaaatgtatgaggaaactgaaTAAAAAATGAATTTTTTCAGGTTTTTTTTTTCTTGAGTGAGCGGGGGCCCAACACCACCACTTTGGCAGTGAAGGCCCAGTGCCACAACCACAGGTGAACTCAGTGCTACAACTCCGCTTACGCTAAAAAAAACTCCAACTCCGCTTCCCGTCCGTGTGTGGCGAGGACGGCGCCCAAATGAACGCAAGCGAGgacggcgcccgccgccgccgccgttcccaaACCCACGACGAGGCAGACGGAGTGGCCCGCCTCCATCCTCAGGTTCACGCGGGCGAGGAGGGAGCGGGAGTGGCTCGCGGGCGCCGTACGCGCCCCCGCGCCCGCCCTCGTTCCCAGATCCACGCGACCGGCGAGGGCGCCGGAGTGATCTGTTGCGTCAGCATTCCGGCGGCGCTGGCCTCGCCGTTCGAAGACGACGACCTCCTGAGGGAGATTCTCCTCCGTCTCCCGCCGCAGCCCTCCTCGCTACTCCGGGCCTCCGCCGTCTGCAAGCAGTGGCGATGCGCCGCCACCGACCCCAAGTTTCTCCACCGCTTCCGCACGCACCACCGGAAGCCGCCCCTCCTCGGCGTCTTTCACGTGCGCAACAGGGATGATATCGTCTTCACCCCAATACTGGACGCACCCGACCGCATCCCTCCTCAGCGATTCGACCTTATTAGCAGCACGGAGGTGGTGCTCTTACTGCTCGATTGTCGCCACGGTCGCGTCCTTCTCATTGACGTGAAGCGGGATGAGGCCATCGTGTCCACCCCCATCACCGGCGAGCAGCGCCACCTGCCAATTCCGTCGGAGTTCGAATTCACCGATGATGTCAACGGGGCTGTGCTCTGCGCTGCCAGCGACCATGACCATG encodes:
- the LOC119347286 gene encoding uncharacterized protein LOC119347286 isoform X3, encoding MNASEDGARRRRRSQTHDEADGVARLHPQVHAGEEGAGVARGRRTRPRARPRSQIHATGEGAGVICCVSIPAALASPFEDDDLLREILLRLPPQPSSLLRASAVCKQWRCAATDPKFLHRFRTHHRKPPLLGVFHVRNRDDIVFTPILDAPDRIPPQRFDLISSTEVVLLLLDCRHGRVLLIDVKRDEAIVSTPITGEQRHLPIPSEFEFTDDVNGAVLCAASDHDHVHGSCHSSPFKVVLISDVGEDNRFFACVYSSETGVWSDIISTAVPPVTFCADTPGVLVGNALYWLMDFMTDDILEFDLDQQSLAVIKGPPITDDFRHASHWIVQAEDGAVGFAILTCSHLQMWQRIINVHGVATWVLWKTIDMHTIHGLPPQIEGEKTHMIRIAGCIEDTDGTTIAGACDGAEMLHDT
- the LOC119347286 gene encoding uncharacterized protein LOC119347286 isoform X2, translating into MNASEDGARRRRRSQTHDEADGVARLHPQVHAGEEGAGVARGRRTRPRARPRSQIHATGEGAGVICCVSIPAALASPFEDDDLLREILLRLPPQPSSLLRASAVCKQWRCAATDPKFLHRFRTHHRKPPLLGVFHVRNRDDIVFTPILDAPDRIPPQRFDLISSTEVVLLLLDCRHGRVLLIDVKRDEAIVSTPITGEQRHLPIPSEFEFTDDVNGAVLCAASDHDHVHGSCHSSPFKVVLISSETGVWSDIISTAVPPVTFCADTPGVLVGNALYWLMDFMTDDILEFDLDQQSLAVIKGPPITDDFRHASHWIVQAEDGAVGFAILTCSHLQMWQRIINVHGVATWVLWKTIDMHTIHGLPPQIEGEKTHMIRIAGCIEDTDGIYLFVGCDVYMVQLNSMQSRKLCENRGYTYYHSFKSFYPPGTTIAGACDGAEMLHDT
- the LOC119347286 gene encoding uncharacterized protein LOC119347286 isoform X4, producing the protein MNASEDGARRRRRSQTHDEADGVARLHPQVHAGEEGAGVARGRRTRPRARPRSQIHATGEGAGVICCVSIPAALASPFEDDDLLREILLRLPPQPSSLLRASAVCKQWRCAATDPKFLHRFRTHHRKPPLLGVFHVRNRDDIVFTPILDAPDRIPPQRFDLISSTEVVLLLLDCRHGRVLLIDVKRDEAIVSTPITGEQRHLPIPSEFEFTDDVNGAVLCAASDHDHVHGSCHSSPFKSLAVIKGPPITDDFRHASHWIVQAEDGAVGFAILTCSHLQMWQRIINVHGVATWVLWKTIDMHTIHGLPPQIEGEKTHMIRIAGCIEDTDGIYLFVGCDVYMVQLNSMQSRKLCENRGYTYYHSFKSFYPPGTTIAGACDGAEMLHDT